A DNA window from Actinokineospora baliensis contains the following coding sequences:
- a CDS encoding FxsB family cyclophane-forming radical SAM/SPASM peptide maturase yields MRVRPPTRQFVVKLHSRCDLACDYCYVYEMADPRWRSAPAVMSERTADDLVGRLAEHVVRHGLERVEVVLHGGEPLLAGPARIAALVRSARRRVPVPVGFTVQTNAVRLDEAFLRLFAELNVRVGVSLDGTKAGHDRHRKRRDGTGTHHIVAAAVRKLAGPDFRHLFAGLLCVVDLAEDPLACYRELLDFGPPVLDFLLPHGSWTAPPPGRSATDPRTPYADWLIPVFDEWYAASPRTTIVRQFAEMVTLWLGGTSGVEGLGEQTAPPLVVATDGSIELSDIIAAVEPGAVDTGLNVATDPFDAVVFPPQELAPECRTCPVLAACGGGHPAHRYRAGEGFVNPSVYCPDLFRLTSHVRARLAHDLAALK; encoded by the coding sequence ATGCGAGTGCGGCCGCCGACGCGCCAGTTCGTCGTCAAGCTGCACAGCCGCTGCGACCTGGCCTGCGACTACTGCTACGTCTACGAGATGGCCGACCCGAGGTGGCGCTCTGCGCCCGCGGTGATGTCCGAGCGCACCGCCGATGACCTGGTCGGACGGCTCGCCGAGCACGTCGTGCGGCACGGCTTGGAGCGCGTCGAGGTGGTGCTGCACGGCGGCGAGCCGCTGCTGGCCGGTCCGGCGCGGATCGCGGCCTTGGTGCGCTCGGCCCGCCGCCGGGTTCCGGTGCCGGTCGGATTCACCGTGCAGACCAATGCGGTGCGGTTGGACGAGGCATTCCTGCGGTTGTTCGCCGAGTTGAATGTGCGCGTCGGGGTCAGCCTCGACGGGACAAAAGCCGGACACGACCGACATCGGAAACGGCGCGACGGCACCGGAACTCACCACATCGTGGCCGCCGCCGTGCGGAAACTGGCCGGGCCGGATTTCCGGCACCTGTTCGCGGGCCTGCTGTGCGTGGTCGACCTCGCCGAAGACCCGTTGGCCTGCTATCGGGAATTGCTCGACTTCGGCCCGCCGGTGCTCGACTTCCTGCTCCCGCACGGCAGTTGGACCGCACCGCCGCCCGGCCGCTCGGCCACGGATCCGCGCACCCCGTACGCCGATTGGCTGATACCGGTGTTCGACGAGTGGTACGCCGCGTCACCGCGGACCACGATCGTGCGGCAGTTCGCGGAGATGGTGACCCTCTGGCTGGGCGGCACCTCCGGGGTCGAGGGGCTCGGCGAGCAGACCGCGCCGCCGCTGGTGGTCGCCACCGACGGATCCATCGAGCTCTCGGACATCATCGCCGCGGTCGAGCCGGGTGCCGTCGACACCGGGCTCAACGTCGCCACGGACCCGTTCGACGCGGTCGTCTTCCCGCCGCAGGAGTTGGCCCCCGAGTGCCGGACCTGCCCGGTCCTGGCGGCTTGTGGCGGCGGGCACCCCGCGCACCGCTACCGCGCGGGCGAGGGGTTCGTGAACCCCTCGGTGTACTGCCCGGACCTGTTCCGGTTGACCAGCCACGTGCGGGCCCGGCTCGCCCACGACCTCGCTGCGCTGAAGTGA
- the fxsA gene encoding FxSxx-COOH cyclophane-containing RiPP peptide codes for MDGSGIASPTAAADSGSPESGVLRSHLLDVSDIDFAKLAALPDCVLRESLAGVLGRLAAVPDRYQAHQSSLSGGASG; via the coding sequence ATGGACGGCTCTGGGATCGCGTCGCCCACCGCGGCCGCGGATTCGGGTTCGCCGGAATCGGGCGTGTTGCGCTCACACCTGCTCGACGTTTCCGATATTGATTTCGCGAAGCTCGCGGCGCTGCCCGACTGCGTGCTGCGGGAGTCGCTGGCCGGGGTGCTCGGCAGGCTCGCCGCGGTGCCCGACCGGTACCAGGCGCACCAGAGCTCGCTGTCGGGCGGCGCGTCGGGGTGA
- the fxsT gene encoding FxSxx-COOH system tetratricopeptide repeat protein, translating into MSRPTTSGQAVLTVFVSVVDNAGRVDAVANLCGVLVGAGRRVLVLDWSDELTPVRDFLRVFHVGRRACPDGVWTAAQAVTGSVVTRTREQRELATHVIPGLSGLVEVLSVADGLPPLRHSGVDERALTDLRAAMTAAEYDDVLVALPSGGHTATLRAAGVLGDTVVVCFEPLIPTLGAAVDIVDGVRRGAPLRVDIVVAATRFRLDDAEHRVNGLRTAIRQAFGPVLPPRSRLTDPYVELPELSYVTPAPLLAVVAEDSDDLWSRYAKLATMVDADRGIAPERVSALVRDRYRRVAGVDVGDEQRVVVTADPALRPWVDWVASELAEVNVLVCAADAADAADLPLVRVVAANSPAEHADVVLHPVFVPGGRVSDSMLKAVRDRVDVVRERLFSGLGYPTPPLAADASPRIPGLPSPVFGLPESSTRFGHRDTELGQVRAAFAGGPDGITTVALTGEHGVGKSELALAYAHRYAFAYDVVWWLPAQERQATLVQLAELASLLRAEPEHYGSLAALDRLAGNPDLRFLLVYDGVGDVADLVDVLPKGGRGHVLITVPEVAEDLVDAALPVSGLSTEHAAVLVRQGAEGLPAGMAEEIAEELRNWPLALNLAASWLAERVRVLTDGTRATYLDVYEAADVAGTDLLDRLRADTTGPTAIHRMVRLALATARAHGAKGQTTAAPVDARLGAVAALVAEYGAFLSPLGAALDLVRSLPWRAELGAEVEAPELLVFPPLIDRALWLGERYGLFEVDWGRERVRVGDVLRSTIAELIDPASHAARQVAVLRALSGYAPFEVSAAHRKRFVELGTHIEPSGAMLSDDPAVRRWLVNQARFYFAFGGVGVRRAALASGLQLFEAWTERYGEEDELRLRLGTQLANLRRELGDREGALAMDEAVVLVQKRVHGVADPRTLATARDRGGNLRGLGRFADALVQDSLTWQRHVDVLGPDHPETQWATNNLAVSQFLAGDPRTALHTQRTHLERLMRLYGDYHKDTVWALGKAGIYASQLGLPEAEAYLEEADRQARHSHWTDLQLRGGMEWHLGIAKRGRDPRSARADINNALRHLTTVRRDTHPDRFACMLSLAATQRVYEWEPAETVRLARAALTGLVDTIGLSGDHPFVGLGRLGLGLALRARGVAEDGLTEVRAAYEVLLDRLGGAHPWTLAAAVDLAAATASTGDRAGAAGIAATALVDCEEYLDLDHPYTAVAGNNARVAEAGTGTWKVIDVDIPQI; encoded by the coding sequence ATGAGTCGGCCCACGACCAGCGGACAGGCCGTCCTGACCGTGTTCGTGTCCGTTGTGGACAACGCGGGTCGGGTCGACGCCGTCGCCAACCTGTGCGGTGTGCTGGTGGGCGCCGGTCGGCGGGTGCTGGTGCTGGACTGGTCGGACGAGCTGACCCCGGTGCGCGACTTCCTGCGGGTCTTCCACGTGGGTCGGCGCGCCTGCCCGGACGGTGTGTGGACCGCGGCGCAGGCCGTGACCGGATCGGTGGTCACCCGAACGCGGGAACAGCGGGAACTGGCGACCCACGTCATCCCCGGGCTGAGCGGGTTGGTCGAGGTGCTCTCGGTCGCCGACGGGCTGCCGCCGCTGCGCCACTCCGGCGTGGACGAGCGCGCGCTCACGGACCTGCGGGCCGCGATGACCGCCGCCGAGTACGACGACGTGCTGGTGGCCCTGCCCTCCGGTGGGCACACCGCGACCTTGCGCGCCGCGGGCGTGCTCGGTGACACCGTGGTGGTGTGCTTCGAGCCGCTGATCCCGACTCTGGGCGCCGCGGTCGACATCGTCGACGGCGTGCGCCGGGGTGCCCCGCTGCGGGTGGACATCGTGGTCGCGGCTACGCGGTTCCGCCTTGACGACGCTGAGCACCGCGTCAACGGGCTGCGCACTGCGATCCGCCAAGCGTTCGGCCCGGTGTTGCCGCCGCGCTCCCGGTTGACCGATCCGTACGTGGAGCTACCCGAGCTCTCTTACGTCACACCAGCGCCCTTGTTGGCCGTGGTCGCCGAGGACTCCGACGACTTGTGGTCCCGGTACGCGAAGCTCGCGACAATGGTCGACGCGGATAGAGGCATCGCACCGGAGCGGGTCAGCGCGTTGGTGCGCGACCGCTACCGCCGCGTCGCCGGCGTGGACGTAGGGGACGAACAACGGGTCGTAGTGACTGCGGACCCCGCGCTGCGCCCCTGGGTCGACTGGGTGGCCTCAGAGCTGGCCGAGGTCAACGTGCTGGTGTGCGCGGCAGACGCCGCTGACGCGGCAGATCTACCGCTGGTGCGCGTAGTGGCGGCGAACTCGCCCGCCGAGCACGCCGATGTGGTGCTACACCCGGTGTTCGTGCCGGGTGGGCGCGTCAGCGATTCCATGCTGAAGGCGGTGCGGGACCGCGTAGATGTCGTGCGCGAGCGCCTGTTCTCCGGCCTGGGCTACCCGACGCCCCCGCTGGCGGCTGACGCGTCGCCCAGGATCCCCGGGCTGCCGTCGCCGGTGTTCGGGCTACCGGAGTCGAGCACCAGGTTCGGACACCGCGACACCGAGCTGGGTCAGGTGCGGGCGGCGTTCGCGGGAGGTCCGGACGGGATCACCACGGTGGCGTTGACCGGCGAGCACGGGGTGGGCAAGTCCGAGCTGGCACTTGCCTACGCCCACCGCTACGCCTTCGCCTACGACGTGGTGTGGTGGCTCCCCGCGCAAGAGCGGCAGGCGACGCTGGTGCAGCTGGCGGAGCTGGCCTCGCTGCTGCGCGCGGAGCCGGAGCACTACGGCAGCCTCGCCGCGCTCGACCGGTTGGCGGGCAACCCGGACCTGCGGTTCCTGCTGGTCTACGACGGCGTCGGCGATGTCGCGGACCTGGTCGACGTGCTGCCCAAGGGCGGCCGGGGCCACGTGCTGATCACCGTTCCCGAGGTCGCCGAGGACCTGGTCGACGCCGCACTGCCGGTGTCCGGGCTCTCGACCGAGCACGCCGCGGTTCTGGTCAGGCAGGGCGCCGAGGGCCTCCCGGCGGGGATGGCCGAGGAGATCGCCGAAGAGCTGCGGAACTGGCCGCTGGCGCTGAACCTGGCCGCGAGCTGGCTCGCTGAGCGGGTCCGGGTGCTGACCGACGGCACCCGCGCGACGTACCTGGACGTGTACGAGGCCGCCGATGTCGCGGGCACCGACCTGCTGGACCGGCTACGCGCCGACACCACCGGGCCGACCGCGATCCACCGGATGGTCCGGCTGGCCTTGGCCACCGCCCGCGCGCACGGCGCCAAGGGCCAGACCACGGCTGCCCCCGTCGACGCGCGACTGGGTGCGGTCGCGGCGCTGGTGGCCGAGTACGGCGCGTTCCTCTCACCGCTGGGCGCGGCGTTGGACCTGGTGCGGTCGCTGCCGTGGCGGGCCGAGCTCGGCGCCGAGGTCGAGGCGCCGGAGCTGCTGGTGTTCCCACCGCTGATCGACCGGGCGCTGTGGCTCGGTGAGCGGTACGGGCTCTTCGAGGTCGACTGGGGCCGGGAGCGGGTGCGGGTGGGCGACGTGTTGCGCTCCACCATCGCCGAGCTGATCGACCCGGCCAGCCACGCCGCGCGCCAAGTGGCGGTGCTGCGCGCGCTGTCCGGGTACGCCCCGTTCGAGGTGAGCGCGGCGCACCGCAAGCGGTTCGTGGAGCTGGGCACGCACATCGAGCCCTCCGGCGCGATGCTCAGCGACGACCCGGCGGTGCGGCGGTGGCTGGTCAACCAGGCCAGGTTCTACTTCGCTTTCGGCGGGGTCGGTGTGCGTCGGGCGGCGTTGGCATCGGGGCTGCAGCTGTTCGAGGCGTGGACCGAGCGCTATGGCGAAGAGGACGAGCTTAGGCTGCGGCTGGGTACGCAGCTGGCGAACCTGCGGCGTGAGCTAGGCGACCGCGAGGGAGCGTTGGCCATGGACGAAGCCGTAGTGCTGGTGCAGAAGCGGGTGCACGGCGTCGCTGACCCACGCACCCTCGCCACCGCCCGCGACCGGGGCGGCAACCTGCGCGGACTAGGGCGCTTCGCTGACGCTCTCGTGCAGGACTCGCTCACCTGGCAGCGACACGTCGACGTGCTAGGGCCAGACCACCCGGAGACGCAGTGGGCGACCAACAACCTCGCTGTGTCGCAGTTCCTCGCCGGTGACCCGCGCACCGCACTGCACACGCAACGCACGCACCTAGAGCGGTTGATGCGCCTCTATGGCGACTACCACAAGGACACCGTGTGGGCGCTGGGCAAGGCGGGCATCTACGCGTCGCAGCTGGGCCTACCGGAAGCTGAGGCGTACCTGGAGGAGGCGGACCGGCAGGCCCGCCACTCGCACTGGACGGACCTGCAGCTGCGCGGCGGCATGGAATGGCACCTGGGTATCGCTAAGAGGGGCCGGGATCCCCGGTCAGCGCGCGCGGACATCAACAACGCGCTGCGACACCTGACCACCGTGCGCCGGGACACACACCCGGACCGGTTCGCGTGCATGCTGTCGCTGGCGGCGACGCAGCGGGTCTACGAGTGGGAGCCCGCGGAGACGGTCCGGTTGGCCAGGGCCGCGCTCACCGGACTGGTCGACACGATCGGGTTGAGCGGGGACCACCCGTTCGTCGGACTGGGCAGGCTGGGGTTGGGGCTGGCACTGCGCGCACGGGGCGTGGCCGAGGACGGGTTGACCGAGGTCCGCGCCGCGTACGAGGTGCTGCTGGACCGGCTGGGCGGGGCGCACCCGTGGACGTTGGCCGCGGCGGTGGACCTGGCGGCGGCGACCGCGTCGACCGGTGACCGGGCGGGCGCGGCCGGGATCGCGGCCACCGCGCTGGTCGACTGCGAGGAGTACCTCGACCTGGACCACCCGTACACCGCGGTGGCCGGGAACAACGCGCGGGTGGCCGAGGCGGGCACCGGGACCTGGAAGGTGATCGATGTCGACATCCCCCAGATCTGA
- a CDS encoding NACHT and WD repeat domain-containing protein has protein sequence MPTAEQPGNHITGSTVHGPVVQAQQLVVELVVLSSDLAQAPQDRTRLAEWVVGLFRRDPELWSRFNQAAIAAEGDLTEPVRREFLGLLGQVGAAAAGMSAAVTEQWDRGLAELVGVGQRLGAARPAVDWGAEGPYPGLAAFTDRHAPVFFGRERTLARLLAELGKPRTQPLFVVGVSGVGKSSLLRAGLVPAIGRGELLVPGSASWPRVVFTPRGAPLTGLREALPDNRSVLVVDQFENALLEDDPERSAFLAAVADAAEDHLVVVGLRADAYAACAAVFSLHHNTFTVGRMTDQELGRAITAPAAAAGVTLADGLADLMIEDLRDLGPDPHYHPGSLPLLGYALHATWHRHRGTTMTLADYHAAGRVRGALVEAADHVLASLPEPDVRSVLVSLVTLGEEGAHRRRRVPVDLIAGPVLTELHAARLITITDDQAEISHDALLRTWPHLRTWLAEAAESAPFLDRLAKRAQTWLDLSQDPGSLDRGAQLTLTQAWLAASPTRFATLGPVERRFVTASLAADQAHTYREALRLRRLRRLNAAIAAVLVLSLAAGALAVLQWRRAGTSRGEALSRQYSAQAMASGVPADRAAMYALRAYDVARTPEARGALLGAAMSGYLGTIDGPGLTPTVMSGDGRYLAIIRDNRELLVWDVTDRTALPINFSFYQGLYLHFEFSPDGRWFAAAHPGGTAVWELPSGRQAASLPASYALAWQPDGRRLATVSPQPTHGFSLRYWRTATWEADGEVAARQAEHISFSPDGRRVALVDQFESSLTVMSTDGTPAWRRTDVPEVFLDATWSPDGAAVVTGTPHGIRFWNSSTGGLVEDVPLPQSSALRGRIAFTADGQLMANGHPSSIRFWSTRTHEWTPEVIGEAAVGGVIAADGHVVAFANEDGSVDIVGRDGGWLPLSVTGQVHVDVVDDALSVGDAANAVAFWDVRAHTHLRSQRYQGPGRVALSAAGLSARRIAPNVVRMAGDGTSTDITVDNTIISAMAFTEDGDDLGIGTSAYDTQSRFSALTLIDSTGRRLANREFDLLGSVLAVETLPGKRLAVVTKAYLPEYPATNSVLRVVRIPGLDDEFTLDLGPGPIRRLSIGGSGRIAAAIGTDRAVTIWDLDARRTKAKVGDHPLIPTAVAITADERVVATGADVVRLWDVRTGELFAVLPGHSEQITDLAWTADGKLVTAADDGRVGVWDVDVERVVARLCRAVGPRADWASIGVGPEDVPCPS, from the coding sequence TTGCCCACCGCTGAGCAGCCCGGCAACCACATCACCGGGAGCACCGTCCACGGGCCCGTCGTGCAGGCCCAGCAGTTGGTGGTCGAACTCGTCGTGCTGTCCTCGGACCTGGCGCAGGCACCGCAGGACCGGACGCGGCTCGCCGAGTGGGTGGTCGGCCTGTTCCGGCGCGATCCCGAGCTGTGGAGCCGGTTCAACCAGGCGGCCATCGCCGCGGAGGGCGACCTGACCGAACCGGTGCGCCGCGAGTTCCTGGGGCTGCTGGGGCAGGTCGGCGCGGCCGCGGCGGGGATGAGCGCCGCGGTGACCGAGCAGTGGGACCGGGGCCTGGCCGAACTGGTGGGTGTGGGGCAGCGGCTGGGCGCCGCGCGGCCCGCCGTCGACTGGGGCGCCGAGGGGCCCTACCCCGGGCTCGCCGCGTTCACCGACCGCCACGCGCCGGTGTTCTTCGGGCGGGAGCGGACGTTGGCGCGGTTGCTGGCGGAACTGGGGAAACCGCGCACGCAGCCGCTGTTCGTGGTCGGGGTGTCGGGCGTGGGGAAGTCGTCGCTGCTGCGGGCGGGGCTGGTGCCCGCGATCGGGCGGGGCGAACTGCTGGTACCCGGGTCGGCGTCGTGGCCGCGGGTGGTGTTCACCCCGCGCGGCGCGCCGTTGACCGGACTGCGGGAAGCGTTGCCCGACAACAGGTCCGTGCTGGTGGTCGACCAGTTCGAGAACGCGTTGCTCGAGGACGACCCCGAACGGTCGGCATTCCTGGCCGCGGTCGCGGACGCGGCCGAGGACCACCTCGTCGTCGTCGGCCTGCGCGCGGACGCCTACGCCGCCTGCGCCGCGGTGTTCTCCCTGCACCACAACACCTTCACCGTCGGCCGGATGACCGACCAGGAACTCGGGCGCGCGATCACGGCCCCCGCGGCCGCCGCGGGCGTCACCCTGGCCGACGGTCTGGCCGACCTGATGATCGAGGACCTGCGCGACCTCGGCCCGGACCCCCACTACCACCCCGGTTCGCTGCCGCTGCTCGGCTACGCGCTGCACGCCACCTGGCACCGCCACCGCGGCACCACCATGACCCTCGCCGACTACCACGCGGCGGGCCGGGTCCGCGGCGCCCTGGTCGAAGCCGCCGACCACGTCCTGGCGTCCCTGCCGGAACCCGACGTCCGCTCGGTCCTGGTGTCCCTGGTGACCCTCGGCGAAGAAGGCGCCCACCGCCGCCGCAGGGTCCCCGTCGACCTCATCGCAGGCCCCGTCCTCACCGAACTGCACGCCGCCCGCCTGATCACCATCACCGACGACCAAGCCGAGATCAGCCACGACGCCCTGCTGCGCACCTGGCCCCACCTGCGCACCTGGCTCGCAGAGGCCGCCGAATCCGCCCCCTTCCTCGACCGGCTCGCCAAACGAGCCCAAACCTGGCTCGACCTCTCCCAAGACCCCGGCAGCCTCGACCGCGGCGCCCAGTTGACCCTCACCCAGGCCTGGTTGGCCGCTAGCCCCACCCGGTTCGCCACCCTTGGACCTGTTGAACGACGCTTCGTCACCGCGTCATTGGCCGCTGATCAAGCCCACACCTACCGCGAAGCCCTTCGTCTCCGCAGGCTCCGCCGACTCAATGCCGCAATCGCTGCCGTTCTGGTCCTTAGTCTGGCCGCAGGCGCGCTTGCTGTTCTTCAGTGGCGCAGAGCAGGAACTAGTCGTGGTGAAGCCCTGTCCCGTCAGTACAGCGCTCAGGCGATGGCTTCTGGCGTTCCAGCTGATCGAGCAGCCATGTACGCCCTGCGTGCCTATGACGTCGCCCGAACGCCCGAAGCCAGGGGAGCACTTCTTGGGGCAGCGATGTCCGGGTACCTCGGTACGATCGATGGACCCGGACTCACACCAACGGTGATGAGCGGCGACGGTCGGTACCTGGCCATCATCCGAGACAACCGCGAGCTCCTCGTGTGGGACGTCACGGACAGGACCGCACTTCCCATCAACTTCTCCTTCTACCAAGGCCTGTACCTGCACTTCGAGTTCTCGCCAGATGGGCGGTGGTTCGCGGCCGCACACCCCGGCGGGACAGCGGTCTGGGAGCTGCCCAGCGGCAGGCAAGCCGCATCCCTCCCGGCGTCCTACGCGCTGGCGTGGCAGCCGGACGGTAGGCGCCTCGCGACCGTGTCCCCTCAACCGACCCATGGCTTCTCCCTGCGGTATTGGCGGACCGCTACCTGGGAAGCCGACGGGGAGGTGGCCGCGCGGCAGGCGGAGCACATCTCGTTCAGCCCTGATGGGCGCCGAGTCGCGTTGGTCGACCAGTTCGAGAGTTCGTTGACGGTCATGTCCACTGACGGAACACCGGCTTGGCGGCGAACCGATGTGCCGGAGGTGTTCCTGGACGCCACCTGGAGTCCCGACGGGGCGGCTGTGGTGACCGGAACGCCACATGGGATCCGCTTCTGGAACTCCTCAACCGGCGGACTTGTCGAGGACGTCCCCCTCCCTCAGTCGTCGGCGCTGAGGGGCAGGATCGCCTTCACCGCGGATGGCCAACTGATGGCGAACGGCCATCCCAGTTCGATCCGGTTCTGGAGCACCCGCACCCACGAATGGACACCCGAGGTGATCGGCGAGGCCGCGGTGGGCGGGGTGATCGCCGCTGACGGGCATGTCGTCGCGTTCGCCAACGAGGACGGTTCGGTCGACATCGTCGGTCGAGATGGGGGTTGGCTGCCGCTCAGCGTTACGGGGCAGGTCCACGTTGACGTGGTGGACGACGCCTTGAGCGTTGGTGACGCGGCCAACGCCGTCGCCTTCTGGGACGTCCGAGCGCACACCCACCTTCGTAGCCAGCGGTACCAAGGGCCCGGTCGAGTCGCACTCAGCGCGGCTGGACTCTCCGCGAGGCGCATTGCACCGAACGTGGTCCGCATGGCTGGCGACGGCACGAGCACCGACATCACGGTGGACAACACCATCATCTCCGCCATGGCGTTCACCGAGGACGGCGACGATCTCGGCATAGGGACCAGCGCGTACGACACGCAGTCCCGCTTCTCTGCCTTGACCCTGATCGACTCCACCGGGCGGCGCTTGGCCAATCGGGAGTTCGACCTCCTCGGTTCTGTCCTCGCCGTCGAGACCCTGCCAGGGAAGCGGTTGGCGGTCGTCACCAAGGCGTACTTGCCGGAGTACCCCGCGACGAACTCCGTTCTGCGGGTTGTGCGGATCCCGGGCCTCGACGACGAGTTCACCCTCGACCTTGGGCCCGGTCCGATCAGGAGGCTGTCCATCGGGGGCAGCGGGCGGATCGCCGCCGCGATCGGCACCGACCGGGCGGTCACGATCTGGGATCTGGACGCCCGACGGACGAAGGCCAAGGTAGGTGACCACCCCCTGATCCCCACCGCTGTCGCCATCACAGCGGACGAACGCGTCGTTGCCACTGGAGCGGATGTCGTCCGGCTTTGGGATGTGCGAACCGGCGAGTTATTCGCCGTTCTTCCCGGCCATAGCGAGCAAATCACCGACCTGGCCTGGACCGCGGACGGCAAGTTGGTCACCGCGGCCGACGACGGCAGGGTCGGGGTGTGGGATGTCGACGTCGAGCGGGTGGTGGCCAGGTTGTGCCGGGCTGTTGGGCCTCGGGCGGACTGGGCCTCGATCGGGGTCGGGCCGGAGGATGTGCCTTGTCCTAGCTGA
- a CDS encoding vanadium-dependent haloperoxidase encodes MRYRLAGLAAAVAAGALVSPVQAQASRVDLALEWYDVTARVVAAAPAPTQVTNNRTWAIGWLAAARALRHGHDRPFAEAAVATALHDALVDLVPGQSAEIDRALATTLARIPDGAGKSRGAREGAAQALRVLAERAGDGLDPASVNAPFAVPPAAPGVWQPTPPAYAPAAQYGNRSAKPFALRRADQFRPAPPPALDSARYQRDLAEARDYGSSTSTVRTDAQTTVASFWYQGSQTAYVTPLRVALAGSRGSLADRVALVAVFNVAAVDTQIATSDAKYAYQLWRPVTALRANGLPDWTPLHATPAHPDYPSGHGTYAGVAEQVLTALVGPRASKPFELTSPTAPGVVFRYQAWRELSRDNVNARVWSGIHTRVADEVGVELGRDVGRHTVGAVDRLLR; translated from the coding sequence ATGCGATATCGACTGGCGGGGCTGGCGGCGGCCGTGGCGGCGGGCGCCCTGGTGTCCCCGGTGCAGGCCCAGGCGAGCCGGGTGGACCTCGCGCTGGAGTGGTACGACGTGACGGCGCGGGTGGTCGCGGCGGCGCCCGCGCCGACGCAGGTGACCAACAACCGGACGTGGGCGATCGGGTGGCTGGCCGCGGCCAGGGCGCTGCGGCACGGGCACGACCGCCCGTTCGCCGAGGCGGCGGTGGCGACGGCGCTGCACGACGCGCTGGTCGACCTGGTGCCGGGCCAGTCGGCGGAGATCGATCGGGCGCTGGCCACCACCCTGGCCAGGATCCCGGACGGGGCCGGGAAGTCCCGCGGCGCGCGGGAGGGTGCCGCGCAGGCGCTCCGGGTCCTGGCCGAGCGCGCGGGTGACGGCCTCGACCCGGCGTCGGTGAACGCGCCGTTCGCGGTGCCGCCCGCCGCGCCCGGGGTGTGGCAGCCGACGCCGCCCGCATACGCCCCGGCCGCCCAGTACGGGAACCGCTCGGCCAAGCCGTTCGCGCTGCGCCGGGCCGACCAGTTCCGGCCCGCGCCGCCGCCCGCGTTGGATTCCGCGCGCTACCAGCGCGATCTCGCCGAGGCGCGGGACTACGGGTCGAGCACCAGCACTGTGCGCACCGACGCGCAGACGACAGTGGCCTCCTTCTGGTACCAGGGTTCGCAAACCGCTTACGTCACGCCACTGCGGGTCGCGCTGGCCGGGTCGCGGGGTTCGCTGGCCGACCGGGTGGCGCTGGTCGCCGTGTTCAACGTCGCGGCGGTGGACACCCAGATCGCCACGTCCGACGCGAAGTACGCCTACCAGCTCTGGCGCCCGGTCACCGCGTTGCGGGCGAACGGCCTGCCGGACTGGACCCCATTGCACGCGACGCCCGCGCACCCGGACTACCCGAGCGGGCACGGCACGTACGCCGGGGTGGCCGAGCAGGTGCTGACCGCACTGGTCGGACCGCGCGCCTCGAAGCCGTTCGAGCTGACGAGCCCGACGGCACCGGGGGTGGTGTTCCGGTACCAGGCGTGGCGGGAGTTGAGCCGCGACAACGTGAACGCGCGGGTGTGGTCGGGCATCCACACCCGGGTGGCCGACGAGGTGGGTGTCGAGTTGGGCCGCGACGTCGGCCGCCACACCGTGGGGGCGGTCGACCGGCTGCTCCGCTGA